The stretch of DNA ACTGGTCGTACGCGACCTCGACCTCGCCCTCATCGACGAGGTCCGCCACCAGTGGGCCTTCTACCGCGACCGCCGCCCCGACGCGTACCAGGGACTGGTGAACCCGTGACCCCCCTGCACGCCAGGCACCGCGCCGTACTGCCCGACTGGCTCGCGCTCTACTACGCGGACCCCATCGAGATCACCCACGGCGAGGGCCGCCACGTGTGGGACGCGTCGGGGAGGAAGTACCTCGACTTCTTCGGCGGGATCCTCACCACGATGACCGCGCACGCGCTGCCCGAGGTCACCAAGGCGGTCGCGGAACAGGCCGGCAGGATCGTCCACTCCTCGACGCTCTACCTCAACCGCCCGATGGTGGAGCTGGCGGAGCGGGTCGCCACCCTCTCCGGCATCCCCGACGCCCGTGTCTTCTTCACCGCGTCGGGCACCGAGGCCAACGACACCGCCCTGCTGCTCGCGACCGCCCACCGACGCTCCAACCAGATCCTGGCGATGCGCAACAGCTACCACGGCAGGTCCTTCTCCGCCGTCGGCATCACCGGCAACGGAGGCTGGTCGCCGACCAGTCTCTCGCCGCTCCAGACTCTGTACGTCCACGGTGGCGTCCGCACCCGAGGCCCCTTCGCCGGCCTGGGTGACGCGGAGTTCACGGCGGCCTGCGTCGCCGACCTCAAGGACCTGCTGGGCCAGGTACGCGGGGGAGTGGCCGCGCTCATCGCGGAACCCGTCCAGGGTGTCGGCGGATTCACGTCACCGCCCGACGGCCTCTTCGCCGCCTTCCGTGACGTACTGAACGAGCACGGCATCCTCTGGATCTCCGACGAGGTGCAGACCGGCTGGGGCAGGACGGGCGACAACTTCTGGGGCTGGCAGGCCCACGGGAGGTCGGGGCCGCCCGACATCCTGACCTTCGCCAAGGGCATCGGCAACGGCATGTCCATCGGCGGGGTCGTCGCCTCCGCCGAGATCATGAACTGCCTCGACGCCAACTCCATCTCGACCTTCGGCGGTTCACCCGTCACCTTGGCCGCGGGCCTCGCCAACCTCACCTACCTGCTCGACCACGACCTCCAGGGCAACGCCCGCAGAGTCGGCGGCCTGCTCATCGAGCGGCTGCGTGGAGCGGCGGCCCGTGCCTCCTACGTACGGGAAGTACGGGGCCGGGGCCTGATGATCGGGGTCGAACTCGCGAGGCCGAGCACCGGCGAAGCGGCGCCCGAGGCGGCCACGGCGGTTCTGGAGGCGGCGCGCGAGGGAGGGCTGCTCATCGGCAAGGGCGGCGGCCACGACACCAGTGTGCTGCGCATCGCCCCACCGCTCAGCCTCACCGTGGCGGAGGCGGAGGAGGGCGCCGCCATCCTGGACACGGCCCTGCGCGGGATCTGAGGCGGGAGCTCAAGCGGGCCCTCGGGCACTTCAGGACCGCCGGAGCTTCCGGCTCCCCGGAGCCTGTAATTCCCCGGCCCTTCCAGTTCCCCCGGCACTTCCTGTTCCCCGACGTTCGCAGTTCCCCGGCACTTCCACGCCGCCGGTACTTCCACGCCTCCAGAACTCTCACGCATCGCAGAAGGAGGACCATGAACCGTACAGTCATCCGGGGCGGCCTCGTCGTCACGGCCGCGGACGAGATCCACGCCGACGTCCTGGTCGAGGACGGCAGAGTCGCGGCCCTCGCCGCGCACGGCACCGAAGCGGCGGAGGGGTTCCGGGCGGAGAACACCGTGGACGCCACGGGAAAGTACGTCATCCCCGGGGGAGTCGACGGCCACACGCACATGGAGATGCCGTTCGGCGGGACCTTCGCCTCCGACACCTTCGAGACGGGGACGAGGGCCGCGGCCTGGGGCGGCACGACGACCGTCATCGACTTCGCCATCCAGTCCAAGGGCGGCTCCCTCAGCGAGGGGCTCGACACCTGGCACGGGAAGGCCGACGGGCGATGTGCCATCGACTACGGCTTCCACATGATCATGTCCGACGTGAACGAGTCCTCGCTCAAGGAGATGGACAGGCTTGTCGAGGCCGGTGTCAGTTCTTTCAAGCTGTTCACGGCCTATCCAGGGGTCTTCCTCTCCGACGATGGACAGATCCTGCGGGCCATGCAGCGCGCCGCCTCCAACGGCGGACTGGTGATGACCCACGCGGAGAACGGCCTCGCGATCGACGTACTGGTCGAGCAGGCGCTCGCACGCGGCGAACGGGACCCGCGCTACCACGGGGAGGTCCGCAGAGCACTCCTCGAAGCGGAGGCCACGCACCGGGTGATCCGGCTCAGCCAGGTGGCGGGAGCCCCTCTCTACGTCGTCCACGTGTCGGCGCGGGAGGCCCTCGCCGAACTGACGCGAGCCAGGGACGAGGGGCTCCCGGTCTTCGGTGAGACCTGCCCGCAGTACCTCTTCCTGTCGACCGACAACCTGGCGGAGCCCGACTTCGACGGCGCCAAGTACGTCTGCTCCACCCCCTTGCGCCCGAAGGACCACCAGGAGGCGCTGTGGCGGGGCCTCAGGACCGACGACCTCCAGGTGGTGTCCACGGACCACTGCCCGTTCTGCTTCAAGGGGCAGAAGGAGATGGGCCGAGGGGACTTCTCCAGGATCCCGAACGGCATGCCGGGCGTCGAGAACCGTATGGACCTCCTGCACCAGGCCGTCGTCGAAGGCCACATCAGCCGCCGCCGCTGGATCGACCTCGCCTGCGCCGCGCCGGCCAGGATGTTCGGCCTCTACCCGAAGAAGGGCACGATCGCACCGGGGGCCGACGCCGACATCGTCATCTACGATCCGCACGCCGAGCAGATCATGTCCGCGCGGACACACCACATGAACGTCGACTACTCGGCTTACGAGGGCAAGCGCGTGACCGGGCGGGTGGAGACGGTCCTCTCACGCGGTGTCCCGGTGATCGAGAACCGTGCCTACGTGGGCCACGCGGGGCACGGCACCTATCTGCCGAGGGGACTCTGCCAGTATGCCGACTGAGCCGTCAGACGCGCCCATGGACTTCGGCCTTGTGCTCCAGACCGATCCGCCCGCCTCGGCCGTCGTCGGGCTGATGCGCCGCGCGGAACGCAACGGGTTCAGGTACGGCTGGACCTTCGACTCCGCCGTACTGTGGCAGGAACCCTTCGTCATCTACAGCCAGGTGCTCGAACACACCTCCAAACTCGTGGTCGGGCCCATGGTGACCAATCCGTCCACCCGCACCTGGGAAGTGACGGCCTCCACCTTCGCCACCCTCAACGACATGCACGGCAACCGCACGGTGTGCGGCATCGGCCGCGGCGACTCGGCCATGCGCGTCGCGGGCCGCAAGCCGAACACCCTCGCCACGCTCGGCTCTGCCATCGACGCCATCAGGGATCTCGCGGAGGGCAGGGAGACCGACATCGACGGCAGACCCGTCAGGCTCCCCTGGGTGAAGGACGGCAGACTGCCTGTCTGGATGGCCGCCTACGGCCCCAAGGCGCTCGCCCTCGCGGGTCAGCGCGCCGACGGGTTCATCCTCCAGCTCGCCGATCCCTTCCTCGCCGCGTCGATGATCGAGGCCGTCCGCACCGCCGCCTCCGACGCGGGCCGCGATCCCGCCTCCGTCACCATCTGCGTGGCGGCGCCCGGCTATGTCGGGG from Streptomyces tsukubensis encodes:
- a CDS encoding aspartate aminotransferase family protein, translated to MTPLHARHRAVLPDWLALYYADPIEITHGEGRHVWDASGRKYLDFFGGILTTMTAHALPEVTKAVAEQAGRIVHSSTLYLNRPMVELAERVATLSGIPDARVFFTASGTEANDTALLLATAHRRSNQILAMRNSYHGRSFSAVGITGNGGWSPTSLSPLQTLYVHGGVRTRGPFAGLGDAEFTAACVADLKDLLGQVRGGVAALIAEPVQGVGGFTSPPDGLFAAFRDVLNEHGILWISDEVQTGWGRTGDNFWGWQAHGRSGPPDILTFAKGIGNGMSIGGVVASAEIMNCLDANSISTFGGSPVTLAAGLANLTYLLDHDLQGNARRVGGLLIERLRGAAARASYVREVRGRGLMIGVELARPSTGEAAPEAATAVLEAAREGGLLIGKGGGHDTSVLRIAPPLSLTVAEAEEGAAILDTALRGI
- a CDS encoding TIGR03842 family LLM class F420-dependent oxidoreductase, with the translated sequence MDFGLVLQTDPPASAVVGLMRRAERNGFRYGWTFDSAVLWQEPFVIYSQVLEHTSKLVVGPMVTNPSTRTWEVTASTFATLNDMHGNRTVCGIGRGDSAMRVAGRKPNTLATLGSAIDAIRDLAEGRETDIDGRPVRLPWVKDGRLPVWMAAYGPKALALAGQRADGFILQLADPFLAASMIEAVRTAASDAGRDPASVTICVAAPGYVGDDLAHARDQCRWFGGMVGNHVADLVSRYGTESAAVPEELTSYIASREGYDYSHHGRAGNPSTDFVPDDVVDRFCLLGPAEAHIEKLRELRALGVDQFALYAMHDAREQAIDGYGQQIIPAVNRTPRGGGSGGP
- the hydA gene encoding dihydropyrimidinase, whose product is MNRTVIRGGLVVTAADEIHADVLVEDGRVAALAAHGTEAAEGFRAENTVDATGKYVIPGGVDGHTHMEMPFGGTFASDTFETGTRAAAWGGTTTVIDFAIQSKGGSLSEGLDTWHGKADGRCAIDYGFHMIMSDVNESSLKEMDRLVEAGVSSFKLFTAYPGVFLSDDGQILRAMQRAASNGGLVMTHAENGLAIDVLVEQALARGERDPRYHGEVRRALLEAEATHRVIRLSQVAGAPLYVVHVSAREALAELTRARDEGLPVFGETCPQYLFLSTDNLAEPDFDGAKYVCSTPLRPKDHQEALWRGLRTDDLQVVSTDHCPFCFKGQKEMGRGDFSRIPNGMPGVENRMDLLHQAVVEGHISRRRWIDLACAAPARMFGLYPKKGTIAPGADADIVIYDPHAEQIMSARTHHMNVDYSAYEGKRVTGRVETVLSRGVPVIENRAYVGHAGHGTYLPRGLCQYAD